The genomic stretch CGATTGCACTCGGTTATTTCGAAGATCATTGGCCGCGAATCAGACAAATCAGGTGAAAGACATTGGAAGGGACAAAACACAGGACCGCGTGAAAAGAAAGGGCAGTGAAATCCAAGTTGATTACGTATGATTGGTAAtaacaataaactttattttcgaaatatcaactgtatttagcgctggCGCACTAGTTGCGGACACCGCACTACCGTCACAgctagaaatcaaatcaaaccaaCTCTGATCAAATCGTAGGCTGGTTCGTGAGGAGAGGAGAATACCGGAGTACCCGCTGAAAAACCTTTTGGAGCAGGAttgagaaccagcaaactcaacctGCTTGAGACGCAACGCCTGGTcggaggcgaatgctctcatcACTGTGTCATCCCTGCCTCTCAATAAAGCCACGACTGAGACTGTACAGGAAAAGATGGCCATTAGTTTTCAAAGTCCACAGCTGTTTAGTGTGCCAAGTAGTGGCAAACTTTATGATGTTGTCTGCCTTGCCTTGACAAAACTACCACCATATGATCTTAGTTCTCCTTTCACAGGAGTTTGAAGCCTGGTAATTTTAAAGTTgacttaaagaaagaaaacttaacGAAAATTGAACCTGACTCGTGGTTGACTCGTGCTACGACACACAGCTACAAAGAACAACATATTTTGCAACTCTACAATACAACATAAAAATCACAATTAGAAAGAAcagttttctttgatttctacCAATTAGGCAACGTTACTTTAGTTATCATTTTTTTCCCCTGCATCTTTCTTATAATTTAAATGTAGATGTCCTGCAAAACAGAATTGAACAGAGCTATTTCCTTCAATCCAGTCCGCATACATCTCTTTTAAGCTTTGTTCAGTGTTGACCTCATGCAGTAAAAAAGTTCGATAAATAAATTACGTATAATTAAAACTATCCGACTTAAATTAAGTTTTCTCGATTTGCACACTAGTGTCATTAGGGCCGTGGATAAGTAAGTGAAAACGTTTTTCTTCTAATAGCTCTTCTGATAAATAACGTATACGAAAACTTTCAGAAGTCATGGGACATTGCATTCTTCGTGTAAGTACAATGATTTTGGGGGTCGTAAAACAGTTATAAATAGTCTCTAAAGACGATCATTTATTTCGCGTCGGCGTCGAAGTGGAGAACATACCAGTCGCAATGCGGACACAAGTCATCACTTTACGCTAGTAAATGGCGAGAGACCTTCTTCGGCGCCATCCTCCTCGGACCTCAAGACAACTTGTAATCAAATGAATGGCCTATTCAATGACTATAGAATCCACAAGCAAAGCGGAAAGTGGGCCGACCAAAACAGACCTGGCGCAGAAGTGTTGACGCTGAGGTGAAGGCAGCCGGTAAGACGTGGACCCAGCTGAAGAGGATTTCCCAGAACCGCGTTCGTTGGAGGGATGTTGTGGCGGCACtttgttcccaagggaattcaGAGACATGATGATTCAATGACTACAGTAACGGGCCATAACATTATCCATACTACTTTTAGCAGCGTTGAAAACTTATCTCATTAGACCACGTGACACATTTGATCCCACCTACAAGAGAAAGCACAGTGTAAACAATACTTCCAGTGCAAACCTTTCGTGTCTTCTCATGCACCCTGCACAAGAAAAACCGCCTTTTAATGCTCCTTCAAACAGAACCTGCCGGTCCCCCAGTCGGGAAAAATTAGTATTATTCGGGAAAAACTGATGTACCGTTTGGGCGAAGACatagttgttttattattaattcCTGGAGTCATTTGGGCGTAGATAATCATTCTTCATTCTTCTTTGAGTGAGTACCTTGTATCTTTCACtaaatgtttttgtattttttacaaatgttgatCTCGATTtacagaaaatgtttgcattAGTTTGAACGCCCCtatatagaccgtattcataaatggcggccaatttataattcttttgtagaagtgcaaattagcctaccaagccgaGTTACCATAAagtaaattgaaaagaattacTGCTagaaaatgaggcttggtaggctaattttcACGTGGGCCAAAGAaatataaatgtgaccgccatttattaATAAGGTCTATGGGGAATTAACTTGAAGTCATGCACGAAATGAAAGAATCATCTTCTTGCATCTGTGACCAACAAATTCCATTCGGGCAAATGATGTTCTGCTCCCCCAATAAAACTTTTCCCGTATGGCGATGTAGTCTAAGATTAGGACACCCAGGAAAGCTTTTTCTGATAATTATATTCATATCATGTGAATGCAGGTATCACAAGTGGCCCCGTGGCCCCCATTTAGCTGTTTTTGACAAATAAGTGGTGATTAATTGAATTTGCTCTCAAGCAATGATCCGAGCGTAAATGGCAACATTTTTCGCGTGAACCCGACAGGTGATAAAGGTGCATATATTACTTCTTTGTTGGGAAAGAGGCAGATATAAACACCAATCAGTTTGTCTGTTCCGTTGTCGGAAGGAAGGAAAATCAACGAAGAAGGTAGGTCAGTTATCTTTATAAACTTACTAACGTGTGCCTGTTTTTGGACGAAAACAGCTGATTACCCAACGCCAGTGATCATCCGAATCACCACTATGGCAAACTTGcttactttcttttttatgtctATTAGATaattaaaaaacagaaaatagtCATTGAAAGTTATTAAAAACAAGTTGAAACGTACTATACAAATTGACTgagataaaacaaaagaattccaCAACATTTCTTGCTGCAAACATACAATGAGATTCCTTCGTTATTGTTCTGATCAGTTCGAGGACTAGAAGGAAAACAGAAAATGTCCATAGCCAAGAATTTCTCGTtacgatttttcttttttcttactaTTCATGGAGATCAATTTATAATAGTTCAGATGCTTTGCTACGGAGAAAGAACATTTGAATACCAGACCCAGCGAGGAAGGCGATCACATCTGACGTTAAAAGATCATGAAATTAGAAATTCCTGATGAATAACGAATAAATACAAGCTTCAATCACGCCGCACAGAACGAGAAATACGGTAGTAGCAATCacgttttcacaaaaaaagTATATGTGACCCTGTTAAGACAGTTAATCAGACAGGaatatttataatattattgattattGTGATGTAGTTAAAACAAAAAGGATCAACATAAAAgggaagaaaaataaataaatttcagggtTCAACCAATGCTGAATGTTTTGCTTTCCAAACTTTTCAGAAAATTGTTTCTGCTGAGGGATCATTCATGGAGTACATTTCATCCCTCGTTCTTTTCACTTACCAAAAACAAAGAATAGCACATTCGCATTTTCACGAATTTCTAATTCCATGTCCTATACAAACGCTGAAATTTAATTGTCTTTGAATCTGATTAAAAGCACCAGAACAGAGAAAAAGTATATTCTAGCAGGAAACAGAATAAATAACTCTCTACGCCAACAAGTGATATTCAAGATTATGTCTCTCAGATAGTATTTGCGCTTTACAGGCCGCAATCTAGAGAACGGCCCACTTGACTTCATGGTGTGCTTTCCCGCTCGATTCATTTACCAAGAGATATAGAGCGACTTTcttatgaccttgaaaaagtgttcacaatttctttcacggaccaatgtttggcaagattaaaacaaagcttctccttattcccgccaaggaaactcctaatatgggcagtaaacattTTGATTACCTAATCACATTACTctatttcaaatgacgtcaaagtgaAATGCCGATCGTTTTCCAGAACGTTCcttggagagatgacgttgtttgcatccgcgttcgctaagccaatgaaaattctcgctcgtttgtttttgttcgataagccaattgaatgttttacatttttgtttacgttgtttcaaggtcatacgaaattCGCTCTAATAAATATTGTACTCACCTCGTGTTTTTAGGTCCGTAATGAATGTTACGGGACTTTGTTTTTCTACTTCAATTTATGGTAAGCACTCGGGCCATTAATTGAAGTGGAAAAGACATGGTGTCGTAACTTCCGGTACGGGccgagaaaacgaggtcagTAAAAGGCATTTACACGTAGGTTATTCGAGTTAGTTATATTGTACTTGTACAAAACGCTATAAAAATGCCACTGATGTCTGGAACTCCTGATTGTTCGTGCCAGTTAAAAACCTTTGGCCCATGATTTTAGACGAGTTtttgatgaatgaatgaaatgatatatgaaaggaatcatatattgaagTGCGGCtatgaagtcaagtgaagctatgatcctcgcagttatgaacgcaatattAGCAATTGCCTAGAGAACCctgtgggaggcacggtggcctcgtggttagtgtgctcgactccggatcgagttgtccgggttcgggtcctggccggggacattgtgttgtgttcttgggcaagacattttactctcacggtgcctctctccacccaggtgtataaatgggtaccggtgaaatgctgggggtaatcctgcgatggactagcatcgcatccaggggggagtataataCTCCTactcgcttcatgctacggaaaccggagataagcgccggcctgatgggccctCTGgttcgtaagcagtgactttacctttttaccgtagagaagcctaaaaatttcaggacttcaacagggtttgaacccttgacctcgcgataccactgacgttgggagctggtcatttgtgggttctaatgttcccgtgatgaatgaatcaacgaatgaaatgatatatgaaaggaatcatgcattgaactgcggataagaaatcaagtgaacctatgatcctcgcaattcaGTATGAACGATCACaggttcacttgatttcatatccgcggttcaatatatgattcctttcatatatcatttcattcgttgattcattcctgaCGGCAACATTATAGAacacacaaatgaccagctcctaacgtcagtgacttcatagctcagttagagCATCGCGCCGGTatcgcgagatcacgggttcaaaccccgttgaattcCTGAATTTTTGAGGCTTCACTAcgcaaatttctaaaattgcgttcataactgcgaggatcatagcttcacttgatttttaaaaaataaacagtCCGCCCAGTTTTCTACAAGTCTTTTATTCCACCTGGAGAATGCTCTGCTGAAAGTTGGTTTTATCACTCTACAACGATGCTTCTCTCAGGCAAAATGATTCAAAATTTGCATTTAGTATCCAGAGCAGAAAAATTTGTTGAATGTGTTTGTGAATGTGATTCTGTAAATCAGTTGCTACATCGAGCGAAATTAGCTCTCTGTCGGTCCGTATATGGGTCCTGATCTTGTATTGCCCCTCAGTCTATGGGCGTATATATCGATCAGTTTGCTCCCAAAAGCAAAGATCTAACGTCAGACAGGAAGCGAGAACAGTACTATATAACAAGTACAGCATACACGATATCAATATTACATTTTTCTTACTTATGCAGATATGGAAATATGCAAAGTCCGTTTCATCATGGTGGCCATAACATTTCTTATGTTCTCAGCAGTGGTATATGCAGATCCATTCTCTGATGCTTTTAAAAAGGTCAATGCAGCAAAGCCCCACATCAATTATAAAGCCTTTTGCAAAGAAATAGCACCCGGGGGTGAGGAAAAACTTGCTTGCCGCATCAAAGCTGTACCATCCATTGGGTTTTTGGTTTGTAAGAATACGTCGCTTTACGGAACACCATGCCTACAAGTAATTCAAGATGAAGTAAGAAACATTGGCATTATTAAGAAGGCAGGTATCAACACGGTGGGGCTTTCTCCAAAACCGAGCCAAGAAATCATCGAAGGTGTTAAATGCGGCCTCGAGAAGAGTGTTGAATGCAGTGGTTTTCTGGAAGAGTGGGTGCCCTATGGAACTGGACGATTCGAACATATTCGGGACAGCATTGTT from Montipora capricornis isolate CH-2021 chromosome 12, ASM3666992v2, whole genome shotgun sequence encodes the following:
- the LOC138026533 gene encoding uncharacterized protein; the protein is MEICKVRFIMVAITFLMFSAVVYADPFSDAFKKVNAAKPHINYKAFCKEIAPGGEEKLACRIKAVPSIGFLVCKNTSLYGTPCLQVIQDEVRNIGIIKKAGINTVGLSPKPSQEIIEGVKCGLEKSVECSGFLEEWVPYGTGRFEHIRDSIVRHNVPDLIAEVIKYTVQKLKNSARDLDKIIAYMQDGKYRQICDLQGFFLTKGGFKVNDVPQIRERMGLRDRCDTDHPTEREPTTEEVLDALEQMSKAFKKHGFKKAFKKKLVSMFKSKRRLST